The Streptomyces capitiformicae genome contains the following window.
GACATCGCCGACGGCGAGGGGACGACCTGGCCAGAAGGGCACGACTTCATCGGCCGTGACGCGTACGGCGCCTTCGCCTACGTCAAGCTCAAGCCCGGCGCCTCGAACGTCGGTTACCTCGTCATCGACAAGGACGGCAACAAGGACGTCTCCGCCGACCGTTCGATCGACGTGACGAAGACGGGCGAGATCTGGGTCGAGCAGGGCAAGGAAGCCGTACTGACGGAGAAGCCCGACTACCCCGCCCAGGACACGTCCAAGGCCGTCCTCCACTACCATCGCGCCGACGGGAACCACGACGGCTGGGGCCTGCACGTCTGGACCGGCGCCGCCAACCCGACCGACTGGTCGAAGCCCCTGGAGCCGGTGCGGACCGATGCCTATGGCGCGGTCTTCGAAGTGCCGCTCAGGGACGGTGCCACCAGCCTCAGCTACATCATCCACAAGGGCGACGAGAAGGACCTCTCCAGCGATCAGTCACTCGACCTCAAGGCCAATGGCCACGAGGTGTGGCTGCTCGGCGGCCAGGAGAAGTACCTGCTCCCGCAGCCGACCGGTTCCGCCGCCCTCGATCTGACCACCTCCCAGGCGATCTGGATCGACCGCGACACCCTCGCCTGGAACGGCAACGACACCGCCGCCTCCACTCAACTCCTCTCGTCCCGCACCGGCTCGATCAAGGTCACGAACGGCACCCTCACCAGCACCGACGAGCGCTGGCTTCGCCTCACCAGGTCGACCCTCACCGACGCCCAGAAGGCCAAGTACCCGCACCTGGCGTCGTACACCGCCTGGACCGTCGACCCACGCGACCGCGACCGGGTCCGCGAGGCCCTGCGCGGCCAACTCGTCGCCTCCCAGCGCGCCGCCAACGGGGCGGTCCTCGCGGCGACGGGCGTGGACTCTACCGTCAGGAACGCGTCGTACGAAGCGGAATCGGCCACGTTCGCCGTTCCGGGGCGGACCGTGGCGGTATTCGCACGATCCGACCGGTAGGGCGCTAACTTGTTGGGTGGTGCAGGTGGGAGAGGGCCTGCGCCACCCTGCGCCACCCGAGCCGCCAGGCCAGGGACAAGCCGTAGTGTCCCCGTTCCCCGTTCCCGGGCATCCCGCGAGAGCCTCATGAGTCTCATGGCCGACGAAGCAAGCACCACGGTCCTGGTGGTCGACGACGCGGCCGCCAGCCGTTACGCGATGGGCGCGGTGCTGCGCCGGGCCGGGCACAACGTCGTCCCCGTCGCCAGCGCCCGCGAGGCGCTCACCGAACTCGACCTGCGGCTGCGCTCGGGAGCCCTGCCCGACGTGGCCCTCGTCGACGTCGGCCTGCCCGACATGAGCGGCTTCGAACTCTGCCGCCTCCTCAAGGCCCAGCCCCCGATGGCCGCCCTGCCCGTGGTCCACTTCTCCGCGGCGGCCGTCGCCCCCAGCGACCGCTGCCGGGGACTGGACGCGGGCGGCGAGGCCTATCTGACGGTGCCCGCCGAACCCGAGGAGATCCAGGCGGTCGTACGGGCCGCCGTGCGCGGCGCCCGGATGCGCAACGACGCCGAGGCCCTCGTACAGCGGCTCACGCTCCTGTCCGAGACCATCGTCGACGTCCAGGCCGCCCGCACCCTGGAGGAGCTGGCCGGCGCCGCCGCCGAGGGGGCCGCCCGGCTCACCCGGTCGCCCGCCGCCGTGTTCGTGCTCGGCGAGGACGGCGACCTGTACAGCGGCACCTCCCGGGCCAGGGCCCGCACCACCCTCCCCGACGCCGGCGCGCACGAGGCCGTGGCCCGGCTCATCCGGCGCCTCACCGACGGCAACCTTGGGCCGCACGACACCGTCGTCCCCGCGCCCCTGTGGCCGCCGGGCTTCTTCCGGCCCGGCGTCACCGAGGACGCCCGTCTGGTGCTGGCCCGCACCGAGGGCGGCGCCCCCGTGTGCGTCGCCACGCCCGTGGGCGGTATACGCACCGCGTCGGCCGACACCGCCGGGCTCGTCGCCCGGCTCGCCCAGGCCACCGCGCTGGCCGCGCAGCCGCTGCTCATGTACCAGGTCGAGCGCCATGTCGCGCTCACCCTCCAGCACAGCTTCCTGCCCAAGCGGGTGCCGGAGTTCCCCGGCCTCGAAGTCGTCGTCCGCTATGTGCCGGCCTCCCGGCAGACCGAGATCGGCGGAGACTTCTACGCGGCCGTCTCCACCCCCGACGGCATCCTCACCGCCGTCGGCGACGTCGTCGGACACTCGCTGGAGGCGGCCACCGTGATGGTCGAGATCCGGCACGCCCTGCGCGCGTACGCGGTGGAGGACGCCGACCCGGCGGAGGTCGCGCGGCGGCTCGACCGGATGCTCCAGCACTACCACCCCGACGTCACCGCCACGGTCTGTCTCGCCCTGGTGGAGCCGGACAGCGGGCGCGTCCGGATCGCCAACGCGGGCCACATACCGCCGCTCATCGTCCATGAGGCCGGTGGCGCCGAGTATGTGCAGGCCGCCGGGCCGCTCCTCGGGCTCGGCCTCGAACGGCCCGAGCCGACGGAGAGGGTGCTCGGGCCGACCGACCGGCTCCTCATGGTCAC
Protein-coding sequences here:
- a CDS encoding fused response regulator/phosphatase — protein: MADEASTTVLVVDDAAASRYAMGAVLRRAGHNVVPVASAREALTELDLRLRSGALPDVALVDVGLPDMSGFELCRLLKAQPPMAALPVVHFSAAAVAPSDRCRGLDAGGEAYLTVPAEPEEIQAVVRAAVRGARMRNDAEALVQRLTLLSETIVDVQAARTLEELAGAAAEGAARLTRSPAAVFVLGEDGDLYSGTSRARARTTLPDAGAHEAVARLIRRLTDGNLGPHDTVVPAPLWPPGFFRPGVTEDARLVLARTEGGAPVCVATPVGGIRTASADTAGLVARLAQATALAAQPLLMYQVERHVALTLQHSFLPKRVPEFPGLEVVVRYVPASRQTEIGGDFYAAVSTPDGILTAVGDVVGHSLEAATVMVEIRHALRAYAVEDADPAEVARRLDRMLQHYHPDVTATVCLALVEPDSGRVRIANAGHIPPLIVHEAGGAEYVQAAGPLLGLGLERPEPTERVLGPTDRLLMVTDGLIETRGIDLSFSLEQLRAAATDAPLGMDSLCDTLLHCFGRDREDDIAMLALRLRLDISGC